Proteins co-encoded in one Roseiconus lacunae genomic window:
- a CDS encoding NAD(P)-binding domain-containing protein, which produces MNPIDDARDHCNPPKARREGRESPSEISTVQADGDRGCCHTSTGVECAAETSSLPTSSCCDTMGEPTLVDGSVELNSSTVGWEDPNRDLPVVVIGAGPVGLAAAANLAERGQCFLVLESGNRVAASMWQWRHVRLFTPWSFLLDPVGKRLLSASGSWSAPSGDRVPNASELIERFLDPLASHPAIASHLKLDHKVISVSREGHDRMKNGMRNQAPFLLIVETPDGPQRIRARAVIDASGTWTTPNPLGAGGVPADGEQQLRHRIQYGMPDVLDRDRDRYADQRVLVVGSGHSATGNILSLVELAKTFPGTSISWGIRRKNATKLWGGGNADEIAERGRLGDNAKHAVEEGKVTLLTDLSVTSLRETDAGTEVIDVAGDTRVIVDEIIVASGARPDLTMHRELRLEFDPATEAAKNLGPLIDPNHHSCGSVPPHGAEQLRQPEQNFFFAGMKSYGRAPTFLLMTGYEQVRSIVAALSGDHQAARKVELELPSTGVCSTDFAFAEDTSPPA; this is translated from the coding sequence ATGAATCCAATCGATGATGCCCGCGATCACTGCAATCCCCCCAAGGCCAGACGCGAAGGCCGCGAGTCCCCCAGCGAAATCTCAACGGTTCAAGCGGATGGTGATCGGGGATGCTGCCACACATCTACTGGTGTTGAGTGTGCCGCCGAAACGAGTTCGCTGCCGACGTCATCCTGTTGCGACACGATGGGCGAGCCAACTCTGGTGGACGGTTCAGTGGAACTCAATTCGTCGACGGTAGGTTGGGAGGATCCCAACCGTGATCTGCCCGTTGTCGTGATTGGCGCTGGTCCGGTCGGACTGGCTGCGGCGGCAAACCTTGCCGAACGCGGCCAATGTTTCCTCGTGCTTGAATCTGGAAATCGGGTCGCGGCAAGTATGTGGCAGTGGCGTCACGTACGACTCTTTACGCCCTGGTCTTTCCTTCTCGATCCGGTGGGGAAACGACTGCTTAGTGCAAGCGGCAGCTGGTCAGCACCTAGCGGAGACCGTGTTCCGAACGCGAGTGAATTGATCGAACGATTTCTCGATCCGCTAGCCAGTCATCCCGCGATCGCTTCCCACCTGAAGCTCGATCACAAAGTCATCTCGGTTTCGCGTGAAGGGCATGACCGGATGAAGAATGGCATGCGCAACCAAGCTCCGTTCCTTTTAATCGTCGAAACACCGGACGGCCCGCAACGTATTCGGGCTCGCGCGGTAATCGATGCGTCGGGGACATGGACGACACCAAATCCGTTGGGTGCCGGTGGGGTCCCGGCCGATGGCGAGCAACAACTGCGGCACCGGATTCAATACGGGATGCCCGATGTGCTTGATCGCGACCGTGACCGCTACGCCGATCAGCGAGTCCTGGTCGTCGGATCGGGGCATTCCGCGACCGGTAATATTCTCAGTCTTGTTGAACTCGCCAAAACATTTCCTGGCACATCGATCAGTTGGGGCATTCGCCGTAAGAATGCGACTAAGCTTTGGGGAGGCGGCAATGCCGACGAAATCGCCGAACGAGGCCGACTCGGGGACAACGCCAAACATGCGGTCGAGGAAGGAAAGGTGACGCTGCTCACCGACCTCTCGGTGACGTCGCTGCGAGAAACCGATGCGGGAACGGAAGTGATTGACGTCGCCGGCGACACTCGTGTGATTGTTGATGAAATCATCGTCGCTTCCGGTGCACGCCCCGACTTGACGATGCATCGAGAACTGCGACTTGAGTTTGATCCAGCGACCGAGGCGGCCAAAAACCTAGGACCACTCATTGACCCGAACCATCACAGTTGCGGGTCCGTGCCGCCACACGGGGCCGAACAACTGCGTCAGCCCGAGCAGAATTTCTTCTTCGCCGGCATGAAGAGCTATGGGCGGGCACCGACCTTTTTGTTGATGACAGGATACGAACAGGTTCGATCGATCGTCGCCGCACTCTCGGGTGACCACCAAGCGGCTCGGAAGGTTGAGCTTGAGTTGCCTTCCACCGGAGTTTGCTCGACTGATTTCGCGTTTGCGGAAGATACTTCACCTCCGGCTTAG
- the arsB gene encoding ACR3 family arsenite efflux transporter — protein MGGFERYLTLWVGLCIVAGVVLGKVAPGLARSLDAMSIDVNGAPVISIPIAVCLFLMMYPIMVKIDFGEVFRAGRALKPLSLTLLINWGIKPFTMYAIALFFLGTLFLGVIGPDATDLIKPPLGSDLAVGAEYGSGKVVLIDGVKMLEVPLWRSYLAGCILLGIAPCTAMVLVWGYLAKGNDGHTLFMVAINSLVMLVFYGVLGGFLLGVGKLPVPWQALLLSISVYVALPLVAGFLTRRWILATKGEAWFRETFLHYLTPITITALLMTLVLLFSFKGETIIENPLTILWIAIPLTLQTLLIFAVGFGLSKLFGLTYENAAPTAMIGASNHFEVAIATATMLYGLSSGAALATVVGVLIEVPLMLALVKFCLATRSWFPHQNNLAATDSPMVHADPTLETTS, from the coding sequence ATGGGAGGTTTTGAGCGTTATCTCACGCTTTGGGTCGGGCTGTGCATCGTTGCCGGAGTTGTGCTTGGCAAGGTCGCTCCGGGTCTTGCGCGATCACTTGATGCGATGTCCATCGACGTTAACGGTGCGCCAGTGATCTCGATACCAATCGCGGTTTGCTTATTCTTGATGATGTATCCCATCATGGTGAAGATCGATTTCGGCGAAGTGTTTCGTGCCGGGCGTGCGTTGAAACCACTCAGTTTGACGCTTTTGATCAATTGGGGCATCAAACCGTTCACGATGTACGCGATCGCATTGTTTTTCCTAGGGACACTTTTTCTAGGTGTGATCGGTCCTGATGCGACAGACTTAATCAAGCCCCCGCTCGGAAGCGATCTTGCGGTCGGAGCCGAGTACGGATCGGGTAAGGTTGTTTTAATCGACGGCGTCAAAATGCTCGAAGTCCCGCTGTGGCGCAGCTACCTTGCCGGTTGCATTTTGTTGGGCATCGCACCGTGTACCGCGATGGTTTTGGTTTGGGGCTATCTAGCGAAGGGCAATGATGGACATACCTTGTTTATGGTTGCGATCAATTCGTTGGTGATGTTGGTGTTCTATGGCGTGCTGGGCGGATTTTTACTGGGCGTAGGGAAACTACCGGTTCCCTGGCAGGCGCTGCTGCTTTCGATTTCTGTTTATGTCGCGTTGCCATTGGTCGCCGGATTCTTGACCCGGCGATGGATCTTGGCAACCAAGGGCGAAGCGTGGTTTCGCGAGACGTTCCTTCATTATTTGACTCCGATCACGATCACGGCGCTGTTGATGACCTTGGTATTGCTGTTTTCGTTTAAAGGCGAAACGATCATCGAGAATCCACTTACCATCCTCTGGATCGCGATCCCCTTAACGCTACAAACCCTCTTGATATTTGCGGTGGGGTTTGGGCTATCGAAGCTCTTCGGCTTGACATACGAAAACGCCGCCCCGACCGCAATGATCGGCGCGTCCAACCACTTCGAAGTCGCGATCGCTACCGCCACGATGCTGTACGGCCTTTCTTCAGGTGCCGCACTTGCAACGGTGGTCGGTGTCTTGATCGAAGTGCCATTGATGTTAGCACTGGTCAAATTCTGTTTAGCGACGCGATCATGGTTTCCGCATCAGAACAATCTGGCGGCAACTGATTCACCAATGGTTCACGCCGACCCCACATTGGAGACGACATCATGA
- a CDS encoding sulfatase family protein: MKSFACSVLMLLSFCAVTSASDRPPNVIVFLADDLGYGDLGCYGNPIIETPNLDRFASEGVLLTDCHSAGTVCSPSRAGLLTGRQPYRSGFFYIHSRKTFLRDQEVTLAEILKTKGYETAFWGKWHLSTLEESDHGHPGPGEQGFDYWMGTTLNAFDKLGGPRRPKAFIKNGKPVGKVEQWYCDAIVDDACDWLMNTRNKQQPFFMFVCSHEPHTPIDPPESYRDRYASDRVDQLEKQIRYGRVARPTRNLDEHKQDYYATVSQLDNAFGRLMKSLQTEGLAEETIVVFTSDNGPETPVTFDESRGQWEDPIRDKCFGTPGPLRGMKRYPYEGGHRVPGIVRYPHVIPANSKSDVLFNGTDLLPTVCNLVGAAIPVNRNIDGVNAFPAFLGKDVERRDSPIWFYPHHGDTWFRMPQISLRRDRYTLVAWLPKRSPGVSLDEWFATSDPDRAELYDLSNDLEQSNDIATQHPDLVRSMKAEMTRLWQAMRDEGRAVLAQ; encoded by the coding sequence ATGAAATCTTTCGCATGCTCCGTTTTGATGCTGTTGAGCTTCTGCGCCGTCACCTCGGCATCGGACCGGCCGCCGAATGTGATCGTGTTTCTTGCCGATGATTTGGGCTATGGAGACCTCGGTTGCTATGGCAATCCGATCATCGAAACTCCGAATCTGGACCGCTTTGCCTCGGAAGGTGTGCTTCTGACCGACTGTCATTCCGCCGGAACGGTTTGTTCACCATCGAGGGCCGGACTGCTGACAGGACGTCAGCCTTATCGCAGCGGCTTTTTCTACATTCATAGCCGCAAGACGTTCTTAAGAGACCAGGAAGTCACGCTTGCCGAGATCTTGAAAACCAAAGGCTACGAAACTGCATTTTGGGGCAAGTGGCATCTTTCGACGCTGGAGGAATCCGACCACGGCCACCCCGGTCCTGGTGAACAGGGCTTTGATTATTGGATGGGAACAACGCTCAATGCGTTCGACAAACTCGGCGGCCCACGTCGTCCGAAGGCGTTTATTAAAAATGGCAAGCCCGTCGGGAAAGTCGAACAATGGTACTGCGATGCGATCGTTGATGATGCATGTGACTGGTTGATGAACACACGCAACAAGCAACAACCGTTTTTCATGTTCGTCTGCTCACACGAGCCACACACGCCGATCGATCCACCGGAAAGCTATCGCGATCGATATGCTTCTGACAGAGTCGACCAGCTAGAAAAGCAAATTCGCTATGGCCGCGTCGCTCGACCTACACGCAACCTCGACGAACACAAGCAGGATTACTACGCCACGGTCAGTCAGCTTGACAACGCTTTTGGGCGTTTGATGAAGTCACTTCAAACCGAAGGCCTCGCCGAGGAAACAATCGTGGTATTCACCAGTGACAATGGCCCCGAAACGCCGGTCACGTTCGATGAATCTCGTGGACAATGGGAAGATCCGATCCGCGACAAGTGCTTCGGTACACCCGGACCGCTCCGCGGTATGAAACGCTATCCCTACGAAGGTGGCCATCGTGTACCGGGAATCGTGCGTTATCCGCACGTCATCCCGGCAAACTCGAAAAGCGACGTGTTGTTCAACGGTACCGATCTTTTGCCCACGGTCTGTAATCTTGTCGGAGCGGCGATCCCCGTCAATCGAAACATTGATGGTGTCAACGCGTTCCCGGCATTTCTAGGAAAAGACGTCGAACGACGTGATTCGCCGATCTGGTTTTATCCTCATCACGGCGACACCTGGTTTCGCATGCCACAGATTTCGCTGCGTCGCGATCGTTACACCTTGGTCGCATGGCTGCCGAAACGAAGCCCGGGGGTCTCGCTGGACGAGTGGTTCGCGACGTCTGATCCCGATCGAGCCGAGTTGTATGACCTCTCAAATGATCTTGAGCAAAGCAATGATATCGCGACTCAGCACCCTGATCTTGTTCGCTCGATGAAAGCTGAAATGACCAGGCTTTGGCAAGCAATGCGTGACGAAGGTCGAGCGGTGTTGGCTCAGTGA
- the hrpB gene encoding ATP-dependent helicase HrpB, with product MDSESLPIDDCLDDLISAVKANRSVILRAPPGAGKTTGIPPALLRSGVIEAGRILMLQPRRVAARAAAMRLSGLAGETVGQTYGYHVRFDRRRTDTTAFVSMTSGILLRQLTSDPLLDDVGCVILDEFHERSIEIDLVLGMLHRIRSTLRPELRLVVMSATLETAPIEHLIDDAVVIESEGRAYPVDVRYDRSLQPMRPTAKAIAERVARLLPNVIENNDGDILVFLPGVGEINQTARQIDSIARKAGIEVNSLFGDLSAEKQDAILRPSPVRKIVLATNVAETSLTIPNVRCVIDSGLARVAEFDSSVGLTKLQLQSISKASADQRAGRAGRTAPGVCYRLWSKPLDRGRPDHTPPEILRTDLASAMLCLASWGERETFQFPWVTPPTESSVTLANQQLQLFEAIDSEQRLTETGQQMISLPVHPRLARLMLAAAQFDCVEPISIAAAMLSERDPFPRGLRTTRESTIESDLIDRLLRLRRYLEGTSDSDIHHAAARTIERVAKQLVGIIPKNASREKTQGRSAGSLEEAISRSLLAAYPDRLAKRRRPGASSGVMVGGRGVKLDSNSSVRTAEFFLCIDVDGKGSEATVRRASAIDPAWIPHDWISERVETFFHPSMKAIVARSRRYVLDLCAGETPCSSEPNDQSAELLYQHANQQIASVLPNDKATQRFLDRWRFLDSYDDSGALPMPSSEAIDTVLKQFCQSMLSFKKLSEAPWLDYLRGLFDYDQLQWFETQAPEKIQVPSGNQFHLTYELGKRPVLAVRLQELFGWPATPTIAGGKTTIQLHLLGPNHRPQQITDDLESFWKTTYLEVKKELKRRYPKHHWPDDPANAQATRNGLKPKST from the coding sequence ATGGATTCCGAATCGCTCCCGATCGATGACTGCCTCGATGATCTCATCTCGGCGGTCAAAGCAAACCGATCCGTTATTTTGCGTGCCCCGCCGGGCGCCGGAAAAACAACCGGAATCCCGCCGGCATTGCTTCGTTCGGGAGTGATCGAAGCCGGACGCATTTTGATGCTGCAACCACGGCGGGTCGCGGCTCGGGCGGCGGCCATGCGATTGAGCGGGCTTGCCGGCGAGACGGTAGGGCAAACGTATGGTTACCACGTCCGCTTCGACCGCCGCCGGACCGACACGACTGCGTTCGTTTCTATGACGTCGGGGATTCTGCTTCGGCAGCTGACCAGCGATCCACTGCTGGACGATGTCGGCTGTGTCATCCTGGACGAATTTCACGAACGGTCCATCGAGATCGATCTGGTCCTCGGCATGCTGCATCGCATCCGTTCGACGCTGCGGCCGGAATTGCGCTTGGTGGTGATGAGCGCCACATTGGAGACCGCGCCGATTGAACATCTGATCGACGACGCGGTGGTCATCGAAAGCGAAGGACGCGCCTATCCGGTCGACGTTCGCTATGACCGGTCGCTGCAACCGATGCGTCCAACCGCGAAGGCGATCGCCGAACGAGTTGCAAGGCTTCTGCCAAACGTCATCGAAAACAATGATGGCGACATTTTGGTATTTCTTCCCGGAGTCGGCGAGATCAATCAAACCGCCAGACAAATCGATTCGATCGCCCGAAAAGCTGGTATCGAAGTCAATTCTTTGTTCGGTGATCTATCAGCCGAGAAACAAGACGCCATCTTACGGCCCTCACCAGTTCGCAAGATTGTTTTGGCAACTAACGTTGCCGAAACATCTCTCACCATTCCCAACGTTCGCTGTGTGATCGACTCGGGGCTGGCTCGTGTCGCCGAATTTGATTCCAGCGTTGGCCTGACGAAACTTCAGCTCCAATCGATCTCCAAGGCTTCGGCCGATCAACGGGCTGGTCGAGCCGGGCGGACTGCGCCCGGTGTCTGTTATCGCCTTTGGTCCAAACCTCTCGATCGTGGCCGCCCCGATCACACGCCGCCCGAAATTTTGCGGACTGATCTCGCCTCGGCAATGCTCTGTCTGGCCAGTTGGGGCGAACGCGAGACGTTTCAGTTTCCCTGGGTAACGCCGCCGACCGAGTCATCCGTGACTCTGGCGAACCAGCAATTGCAGCTTTTCGAGGCGATCGATTCGGAGCAGCGATTGACCGAGACGGGACAACAAATGATCTCCCTCCCGGTTCATCCGAGACTGGCGCGATTGATGCTAGCCGCCGCGCAGTTTGACTGCGTCGAGCCGATCTCAATCGCAGCGGCAATGCTCAGCGAACGAGATCCGTTTCCGCGTGGACTGCGAACGACACGCGAATCGACGATCGAAAGTGATTTAATCGATCGCTTGCTTCGCCTGAGACGTTATCTTGAGGGGACTTCTGATTCCGATATCCACCACGCCGCCGCGCGGACGATCGAACGAGTGGCAAAACAACTTGTTGGTATCATTCCTAAGAATGCGTCCCGCGAAAAGACACAAGGGCGTAGTGCCGGCTCACTCGAGGAAGCCATCTCTCGGTCGTTGCTTGCGGCCTATCCGGATCGACTTGCCAAGCGACGGCGTCCGGGGGCAAGTAGCGGAGTGATGGTGGGCGGTCGCGGCGTCAAGCTTGATTCCAATTCGTCCGTCCGCACGGCAGAATTTTTTCTGTGCATCGACGTCGATGGCAAAGGCAGTGAGGCGACCGTTCGGCGTGCGTCGGCAATCGATCCGGCGTGGATTCCGCATGACTGGATCAGCGAACGTGTCGAAACGTTTTTTCATCCGTCGATGAAAGCGATCGTCGCCCGATCACGACGCTATGTTCTGGACCTTTGTGCCGGAGAAACGCCTTGCTCGTCGGAGCCGAATGATCAGTCGGCCGAGCTGCTTTATCAACACGCCAACCAACAAATCGCATCGGTGCTACCGAACGACAAGGCGACTCAGCGTTTTCTTGATCGTTGGAGATTCCTCGATTCATACGATGATTCCGGTGCATTACCGATGCCATCCTCCGAAGCGATCGATACGGTGCTGAAGCAGTTTTGCCAATCAATGCTCTCCTTCAAGAAACTGTCGGAAGCACCTTGGTTGGATTACCTTCGCGGCCTCTTCGATTACGACCAGCTTCAGTGGTTCGAAACGCAAGCGCCAGAGAAAATCCAGGTTCCCAGCGGGAACCAATTCCATCTGACCTATGAACTCGGAAAGCGTCCGGTCCTTGCCGTCCGGCTTCAAGAGCTCTTCGGTTGGCCGGCGACACCGACGATCGCCGGTGGGAAAACGACGATTCAATTGCACTTGTTGGGTCCGAACCATCGCCCACAACAGATCACCGATGACCTCGAAAGTTTTTGGAAGACGACGTACCTCGAAGTCAAAAAGGAACTCAAACGCCGTTACCCCAAGCACCATTGGCCTGATGATCCTGCCAACGCCCAGGCGACGCGTAACGGGCTAAAACCCAAATCAACGTGA
- a CDS encoding alpha/beta hydrolase-fold protein, producing the protein MRPYLHTFGLILSVLITSSSAWSQRLKSPEVNADGSITFRTDQPAAETIEIQFNRVPDDKSTVTLTKDENGKWLGTSRPLAPGIYEYKMIVDGTAQLDIRNRWIKKWYTLENLVEVPGDPSLVTERQSVDHGVLHHHYYQSAITNSQRQVIVYTPPSYASHPDKRYPVLFLLHGFGDDQTAWTEVGRANLIADNLIHGGTTKEMIIVMPHGHPVPLPHGTQSKQARDDYGKDNNLAMRRDLIEVLLPWVRSNYRTLDTIDNRAIAGLSMGGGHSIRTALASNEFAYVGAYSAAAPQDETLDDLATDLDRFKMELKHFWIACGDEDFLLERNQAFVKQLKAASIPHVYLETQGAHNWDVWRDDYLPRFLPMLFQDSAASER; encoded by the coding sequence ATGCGACCTTACCTTCATACGTTTGGGCTGATTCTCTCCGTGTTGATCACTTCCTCGTCAGCCTGGTCACAACGGTTGAAATCTCCCGAAGTCAACGCAGACGGTTCGATTACGTTTCGTACCGATCAACCCGCAGCGGAAACGATCGAAATTCAGTTCAATCGCGTGCCCGACGACAAGTCCACGGTAACACTAACAAAAGACGAGAATGGCAAATGGCTGGGGACGTCGCGGCCGCTCGCCCCCGGCATTTATGAATACAAGATGATCGTCGATGGGACGGCTCAATTGGATATCCGAAACCGTTGGATCAAAAAGTGGTACACGCTGGAAAACCTTGTCGAAGTCCCCGGTGACCCGTCATTGGTTACCGAACGTCAGTCGGTCGATCACGGTGTACTTCATCATCACTACTACCAATCAGCGATCACCAATTCGCAGCGACAAGTGATCGTCTACACTCCGCCCAGCTATGCCAGCCATCCTGATAAAAGGTACCCCGTGCTGTTTTTGCTGCACGGTTTTGGCGATGACCAGACCGCATGGACCGAAGTCGGGCGAGCGAATCTGATCGCCGATAATTTAATCCACGGCGGTACTACGAAAGAAATGATCATCGTGATGCCACACGGTCACCCGGTTCCACTACCACACGGAACGCAGTCCAAACAAGCTCGCGACGACTACGGGAAAGACAATAATCTCGCCATGCGTCGTGACCTTATCGAGGTGTTATTACCATGGGTCCGATCAAACTATCGTACGCTCGACACGATCGATAATCGAGCCATCGCCGGACTTTCGATGGGGGGCGGTCATTCGATCCGTACCGCCTTGGCATCCAATGAGTTTGCCTATGTCGGTGCGTACAGTGCCGCCGCTCCCCAAGACGAAACTCTTGATGACTTGGCGACCGATCTCGATCGGTTCAAAATGGAATTGAAGCATTTTTGGATCGCATGCGGAGACGAAGATTTCTTACTCGAACGGAATCAGGCCTTCGTCAAACAATTGAAGGCCGCAAGTATTCCGCACGTCTATTTAGAGACCCAGGGCGCCCACAATTGGGATGTTTGGCGAGACGACTACTTACCGCGTTTTCTGCCGATGCTGTTTCAAGACTCAGCGGCGTCCGAGCGCTAA
- a CDS encoding lactonase family protein, producing MNTTTDRFHPGSLLLLVLAGMLGFSATTAGSAIAETLVYIGTYTKGDSNSDGIYVCSLDESSGELSKPRLAAKAVNPSFVAIAPNGRYLYAVSEVPDGGEDSKGLIAFSIQPDGTLQEINTMSTGGAAACHVAVNPSGALVGVANYSGGSCAIFPVLRDGSVGNAIAFHQHHGSSVNPRRQQAPHAHSINFNRDGTQAFVADLGIDKILVYDINLRTGAMLPASPPSLSMPAGGGPRHFCLSPSGRFALSNLELTSQVTLLRLGSSKRGQTNSLDLVQTISTLPEGATVPGNSTAECLFHPDGKFAYVSNRGHDSIAVLQVDESEASIKRVANISSGGQTPRGFGISPDGYFVVVANQKTGNVVSMRVDRKDGSLTPTGSEIHLDAPVNVRFLRRD from the coding sequence ATGAACACTACCACCGATCGTTTCCACCCAGGTTCGCTACTCCTGCTAGTTTTGGCCGGGATGCTTGGATTTTCAGCTACTACCGCCGGATCCGCGATTGCGGAAACGCTGGTTTACATCGGCACCTACACCAAAGGTGATTCGAACAGTGACGGCATCTATGTTTGTTCGTTGGATGAAAGCTCGGGCGAACTATCCAAACCACGATTGGCTGCCAAAGCCGTCAATCCATCGTTTGTCGCAATCGCTCCGAACGGGCGGTATCTCTATGCGGTGTCAGAAGTCCCTGATGGTGGTGAGGACTCGAAAGGATTAATCGCGTTTTCGATTCAGCCCGACGGCACGCTGCAAGAAATCAACACAATGTCGACCGGAGGTGCGGCGGCATGTCATGTTGCCGTGAACCCGTCTGGGGCGTTGGTCGGGGTGGCGAATTATTCCGGCGGCAGTTGCGCGATCTTTCCGGTTCTCCGCGACGGTTCGGTTGGCAATGCGATCGCATTCCATCAGCATCATGGCAGTAGTGTCAATCCGCGACGCCAACAAGCGCCGCATGCCCACTCGATCAACTTTAACCGAGACGGAACGCAAGCCTTTGTCGCCGACCTTGGGATCGACAAGATTCTTGTTTACGACATCAATCTCCGGACCGGGGCCATGCTTCCGGCGTCGCCACCTTCACTGTCGATGCCGGCCGGTGGAGGCCCGCGGCATTTCTGTCTTTCGCCGTCCGGACGCTTCGCATTGTCGAATTTGGAGCTGACGTCGCAGGTCACGCTGCTGCGTTTGGGATCTTCCAAGCGCGGGCAAACGAACTCACTGGACCTGGTCCAAACGATTTCAACATTGCCCGAGGGGGCGACCGTCCCGGGGAACTCCACGGCAGAATGCTTGTTTCACCCTGATGGAAAGTTCGCATACGTTTCCAACCGCGGCCATGATTCGATCGCCGTCTTGCAGGTCGATGAATCCGAAGCTTCCATCAAACGCGTTGCCAATATCTCCTCGGGCGGTCAAACTCCACGTGGGTTTGGCATCTCACCGGACGGGTACTTTGTCGTCGTCGCCAATCAGAAAACCGGAAATGTCGTCTCGATGCGAGTCGATCGCAAGGACGGAAGCCTCACCCCAACCGGTAGTGAAATTCACTTGGATGCCCCGGTCAACGTCCGCTTCCTGCGTCGTGATTAG